In Paenibacillus sp. FSL M7-0420, a single genomic region encodes these proteins:
- a CDS encoding carbohydrate ABC transporter permease — translation MAKSKRFFMYLFLSIAAIVSIFPFLWMVVSSTNQSVDVTRGRLLPGTHLLENLRKLLDTTDLQLSLMNSAKISVTTTLLALLIASLAGYGFEVFRSRSKDIVFNILLLSMMIPFAALMIPLYRMFGQISNVFPWMGIDTMVSVILPTVTTAFLIFFFRQSTKMFPKELLEAGRMDGLSELGIFLRIYLPTMKTTYAAGAIITFMSSWNNYLWPLIVLQTPQTKTMPLLISTLGSGYAPDYGMIMIAIVIGTIPTALVFFVMQKHFVAGMIGSVK, via the coding sequence ATGGCTAAAAGTAAACGTTTCTTCATGTATCTGTTCCTCAGCATCGCGGCCATTGTCTCAATCTTTCCATTCCTGTGGATGGTCGTCAGCTCGACGAACCAGTCGGTGGATGTCACCCGCGGGCGTCTGCTGCCAGGCACCCATCTGCTGGAGAATCTGCGCAAGCTGCTGGACACTACGGACCTGCAGTTATCCCTGATGAATTCAGCGAAAATCTCGGTAACCACCACGCTGCTGGCGCTGCTGATTGCCTCGCTGGCCGGTTACGGCTTCGAGGTCTTCCGCAGCCGCTCGAAGGATATTGTATTCAACATTCTGCTGCTGTCGATGATGATTCCGTTCGCCGCGCTGATGATCCCGCTGTACCGGATGTTCGGCCAGATCTCGAACGTCTTCCCATGGATGGGCATCGATACGATGGTCTCGGTCATTCTGCCTACCGTGACTACCGCGTTCCTGATTTTCTTTTTCCGCCAGAGTACGAAGATGTTCCCGAAGGAGCTGCTGGAGGCCGGGCGGATGGATGGGCTTAGCGAGCTGGGCATCTTCCTGCGCATCTATCTGCCGACGATGAAGACGACTTACGCCGCCGGAGCGATCATTACGTTCATGTCGAGCTGGAACAACTATCTCTGGCCGCTGATCGTATTGCAGACGCCGCAGACCAAAACCATGCCGCTGCTCATCTCCACCCTCGGCTCAGGCTACGCCCCGGACTACGGGATGATTATGATTGCGATTGTAATCGGCACGATCCCTACTGCGCTGGTATTCTTCGTGATGCAGAAGCATTTTGTGGCGGGGATGATCGGGTCGGTGAAGTAA
- a CDS encoding AAA family ATPase, which yields MYRKIHIMGASGAGTTTLGKALAARLPHVHLDSDDYYWEQKYSIKSDVAARLSRLEMDLKRHEPWILSGALCGWGDPLRDTFDLVIFLWIPEELRLERLRAREYERYGDEGLPGGDKYEDVESFIDWAAQYDTGGMEVRSRMLHEEWMAGLSGDLLRLEGDLTVEERVEAVLQYMSRSR from the coding sequence ATGTACCGCAAAATTCATATTATGGGAGCTTCCGGGGCGGGAACGACAACCTTGGGCAAGGCGCTGGCGGCGAGGCTTCCGCATGTACATCTGGATAGTGACGACTACTATTGGGAACAGAAATACAGCATTAAGAGCGATGTTGCCGCACGTCTGAGCAGACTGGAGATGGACCTCAAGCGGCATGAGCCGTGGATTCTGTCCGGTGCGCTCTGCGGCTGGGGTGATCCGCTGCGCGACACCTTTGACCTGGTGATTTTCCTGTGGATTCCGGAGGAGCTTCGTCTGGAACGTCTGCGGGCGCGGGAGTATGAACGTTACGGAGATGAGGGTCTGCCGGGCGGAGATAAATATGAGGATGTTGAGAGCTTCATAGACTGGGCAGCGCAGTACGATACGGGCGGAATGGAGGTCCGCAGCCGCATGCTGCATGAGGAGTGGATGGCCGGACTAAGCGGTGATCTGCTGCGGCTCGAAGGGGATCTTACGGTGGAGGAGCGGGTGGAGGCAGTACTGCAATACATGTCACGTTCACGCTAA
- a CDS encoding NAD-dependent malic enzyme → MSIATTMIIRLEIRKAEASFGDVASRLAAAGGDIVAIDVIRGGKDVTTRDLTVNVQDAANEEIISVLRNMPGIKVINVSDRTFLAHLGGKIEVTPKMPIKNREDLSLVYTPGVARVCTAIAEDPSKAYSLTMKRNTVAVVTDGTAVLGLGDIGPEAAMPVMEGKAMLFKQLADIDGFPLCLDTKDPEEIIKIVKAVAPGFGGINLEDISSPRCFEIERRLSAELDIPVFHDDQHGTAVVALAGLLNALQVVEKSIADSRIVVVGIGAAGVSICRLLLAAGAKQLYAVDKEGILNRSEAYTNPEWSWLAEATNPENLSGGLDEAVRGADVFIGVSRGGILQVSHLQSMAQDSIVFAMANPTPEIEPDLAEPYVRVLATGRSDYPNQINNVLCFPGIFRGALDCRAKTVNLEMKLAAAQAIAAVVHPDERNEQYIIPSIFNEKVVEQVRLAVIRAAIATGIARRIPPDVS, encoded by the coding sequence ATGTCCATTGCAACAACGATGATTATCCGGCTTGAAATCCGTAAGGCAGAAGCTTCTTTTGGCGATGTGGCGTCCAGACTGGCAGCGGCCGGCGGCGATATTGTAGCGATTGACGTAATCCGTGGTGGCAAGGATGTGACGACCCGTGACCTGACCGTGAATGTGCAGGATGCGGCGAATGAAGAGATTATAAGCGTGCTGAGGAATATGCCTGGAATCAAAGTCATCAATGTCTCCGACCGCACCTTCCTGGCCCATCTCGGCGGCAAAATCGAGGTCACCCCGAAGATGCCGATCAAGAACCGGGAGGATCTGTCGCTGGTATATACCCCTGGTGTAGCCCGTGTCTGTACCGCGATTGCCGAAGATCCGTCCAAGGCGTATTCCCTGACGATGAAAAGAAATACGGTAGCCGTGGTCACCGACGGTACCGCTGTGCTGGGTCTTGGCGATATCGGACCGGAGGCGGCGATGCCGGTGATGGAGGGCAAGGCCATGCTGTTCAAGCAGCTGGCGGATATTGACGGGTTCCCGCTGTGTCTGGACACGAAGGACCCGGAAGAAATCATTAAAATCGTGAAAGCGGTTGCTCCCGGCTTCGGAGGGATTAATCTGGAGGACATCAGCTCTCCGCGCTGCTTCGAGATTGAACGGCGGCTGTCGGCGGAGCTGGATATTCCAGTCTTCCATGATGACCAGCACGGAACGGCAGTAGTTGCTCTCGCCGGATTGCTGAACGCGCTCCAGGTGGTGGAGAAGTCGATTGCAGACTCCAGAATTGTAGTCGTCGGCATCGGTGCGGCAGGCGTGTCGATCTGCCGTCTGCTGCTGGCGGCTGGCGCGAAGCAGCTCTACGCGGTAGACAAGGAAGGGATTCTGAACCGCAGCGAAGCCTACACCAATCCTGAATGGAGCTGGCTGGCCGAAGCAACGAACCCCGAGAATCTGAGCGGAGGACTGGATGAGGCGGTGCGCGGAGCAGATGTCTTCATCGGCGTATCCAGGGGAGGGATTCTGCAGGTTAGCCATCTGCAGAGCATGGCTCAGGACAGCATCGTGTTCGCTATGGCTAATCCGACCCCGGAGATTGAACCGGATTTGGCGGAGCCTTACGTCCGGGTGCTGGCAACCGGCAGAAGCGATTACCCTAACCAGATTAACAACGTGCTGTGTTTTCCGGGGATTTTTCGCGGGGCGCTGGACTGCCGGGCCAAGACGGTGAATCTGGAGATGAAGCTGGCAGCGGCGCAGGCCATTGCAGCAGTGGTCCACCCGGATGAGCGGAATGAACAATATATTATTCCGAGCATTTTCAACGAGAAGGTTGTGGAGCAGGTACGTCTGGCTGTCATCCGGGCCGCTATCGCAACCGGCATCGCCCGGCGCATCCCGCCGGATGTGAGCTGA
- a CDS encoding GNAT family N-acetyltransferase, whose protein sequence is MVTIEQIELASLEALNTLYDELMGGRADPVKLENAFRTIREDDRYVLLGAFVDGELLGSLMGIVCQDLVGDCRPFMVIENVVVSSRARRQGLGKKLMTAIEAIAHERDCYYIIFVSGEKRKEAHIFYEAMGYREEKVEGYRKHLSSH, encoded by the coding sequence ATGGTAACCATCGAACAAATCGAACTCGCATCACTGGAAGCATTGAACACACTCTACGATGAATTAATGGGCGGACGGGCGGACCCGGTGAAGCTGGAGAATGCTTTTCGGACTATCCGGGAGGATGATCGGTATGTGCTGCTGGGTGCTTTTGTAGACGGGGAATTGTTAGGCTCATTGATGGGGATCGTCTGCCAGGACCTGGTGGGCGATTGCCGCCCGTTCATGGTTATTGAGAATGTGGTCGTGTCTTCGCGCGCACGGCGGCAGGGGCTTGGCAAGAAGCTGATGACTGCGATCGAAGCAATTGCGCATGAACGGGACTGTTACTATATCATTTTCGTGTCCGGGGAGAAGCGGAAGGAAGCGCATATTTTCTATGAGGCGATGGGGTATAGGGAGGAGAAGGTTGAAGGATACCGCAAGCATCTCAGCTCGCATTAG
- a CDS encoding response regulator transcription factor yields MNPICKVLIVDDEILVRQGIKYVLDWEQEGFQIVGEAANGREALNSLQTLQPHIIITDIVMPVMDGEELTRLVKRDYPATEVIVLSSFSEFHYVRSTFQHGVADYILKPKLEAGALLQVLKKTRERIPGLSAAGGQQKAEAQPLDTLLGRMLSGYRLPPESEAHVKQQLPHNSFALLGWEPVQQAQGGKAMNHTAINAVSSDNAVNHTAVHAVSSNAANAHEAASATVVTAVTGELSRSVPGRVQCVIPGAEPPGTMFMLINLQEVHWPQLLEAVHRLAYTMAGQEVELRLTLSRRFSSLSELAAVQHESNARLQQCRFFRPDQVLLVQGVPPEQETLLPKFNLTQFTEQLKRQQLEEAFGELHQHVEALSRQNDGDVYQFKSFLGNIIFNITNQFSHLQELEEGKYGLFRAIDEAGTAEQAMQILDEYLTRIMELTASAAPAPGGNANMTKLLQYIEEHYAEPLTLTELARHFHFNPSYLSSLFTTYNHEGFKEHLNTVRTGKAAELLRAGEAPIAEISSMVGYGDHSYFCKVFKKYYGLSPSGYRRQHYGQE; encoded by the coding sequence ATGAATCCAATATGCAAGGTGCTGATTGTGGACGATGAAATCCTGGTCCGGCAAGGGATTAAGTATGTGCTGGACTGGGAACAGGAAGGATTTCAGATTGTGGGTGAAGCGGCTAACGGGCGGGAGGCGCTGAATTCGCTGCAGACCCTGCAGCCGCATATCATCATTACGGATATTGTGATGCCGGTGATGGATGGCGAGGAGCTAACCCGGCTGGTGAAGCGCGATTATCCGGCTACCGAGGTGATTGTGTTAAGCAGCTTCAGCGAATTTCATTATGTGCGCTCGACGTTCCAGCATGGGGTGGCGGATTATATTTTGAAGCCGAAGCTGGAAGCCGGGGCCTTATTGCAGGTGTTAAAAAAGACCCGGGAACGCATCCCGGGACTGAGTGCCGCCGGGGGACAACAGAAGGCAGAAGCGCAGCCGCTGGATACCCTGCTCGGCCGGATGCTCTCCGGTTACCGGCTGCCGCCAGAGAGCGAAGCGCATGTGAAGCAGCAGCTTCCGCACAACAGCTTCGCGCTGCTGGGCTGGGAACCGGTGCAGCAAGCACAGGGCGGCAAAGCCATGAACCATACCGCCATAAACGCGGTCAGCAGCGATAACGCCGTGAACCATACCGCTGTTCACGCGGTCAGCAGTAACGCCGCCAATGCACATGAGGCCGCATCCGCTACCGTGGTTACCGCTGTTACCGGTGAACTAAGCCGGAGTGTTCCGGGACGGGTGCAGTGCGTTATTCCAGGCGCAGAGCCGCCGGGCACTATGTTCATGCTGATCAATCTGCAGGAAGTCCATTGGCCGCAGCTGCTGGAGGCTGTACACCGCTTGGCCTATACGATGGCCGGGCAGGAAGTGGAGCTGCGGCTGACACTCAGCCGGAGGTTCAGTTCGCTCAGCGAGCTGGCGGCCGTCCAGCATGAGAGCAATGCGAGACTACAGCAGTGCCGGTTTTTCCGGCCGGATCAGGTCCTGCTGGTGCAAGGAGTTCCGCCTGAGCAGGAGACACTGTTGCCCAAGTTCAATCTGACGCAATTCACCGAGCAGTTGAAGCGTCAGCAACTGGAAGAAGCGTTCGGTGAACTGCACCAGCATGTGGAAGCGCTTAGCCGCCAGAATGACGGGGATGTGTATCAGTTCAAGTCGTTCCTGGGGAATATCATCTTCAATATTACGAATCAGTTCAGTCATCTGCAGGAGCTGGAGGAGGGGAAATACGGCCTTTTCCGGGCCATCGATGAAGCGGGCACTGCCGAGCAGGCCATGCAGATCCTGGATGAATACCTGACCCGGATCATGGAACTGACTGCATCGGCAGCGCCTGCACCGGGCGGCAATGCCAATATGACGAAGCTGCTTCAGTACATAGAGGAGCATTATGCTGAGCCGTTAACCCTTACGGAGCTGGCCCGTCATTTTCATTTCAACCCTTCGTATCTGTCGAGCCTGTTCACGACCTACAATCACGAGGGCTTCAAGGAGCATCTCAACACAGTCCGCACGGGCAAGGCGGCAGAGCTGCTGCGGGCCGGGGAGGCACCCATAGCGGAGATTAGCAGTATGGTCGGATACGGGGATCACAGCTATTTTTGCAAAGTGTTCAAGAAATATTACGGCTTGTCCCCGAGCGGCTACCGGCGTCAGCATTACGGGCAGGAGTAG
- a CDS encoding carbohydrate ABC transporter permease encodes MHQTNSKLRFRTKSVLTGWSFVLLAVILIFVFYFYPMLQALILSFQTGTGSNLTFTGFDNYSRLLSDKTFIVSVKNTFIYLLVQVPLMIILALFISVLLNDSKLRFKGFFRTAIFLPCVTSLVAYSVVFKYLFSGNGLVNTMLLKLHLVSAPIEWITDPFWAKITIIIAITWRWTGYNMIFYLSALQNIDHSIYEAARIDGASASRQFFGITVPLLKPIILFTSITSTIGTLQLFDEVMNITKGGPGNATQTISQYIYNLSFKYAADFGYAATVSYSIVIMIALLSVIQFKVAGDKNG; translated from the coding sequence GTGCATCAAACCAATTCCAAACTTAGATTCCGCACCAAAAGTGTGTTGACCGGATGGTCCTTCGTCCTGCTGGCGGTCATTCTGATCTTCGTCTTCTATTTCTATCCGATGCTTCAAGCACTCATTCTGTCGTTCCAGACGGGAACGGGCAGCAATCTTACCTTCACCGGCTTCGATAACTATTCACGGCTTCTGTCTGACAAAACATTCATTGTATCGGTTAAGAACACCTTCATCTATCTGCTGGTTCAAGTGCCGCTGATGATCATCCTCGCGCTGTTTATCTCGGTGCTGCTGAATGACAGTAAGCTGAGATTCAAAGGATTCTTCCGCACGGCGATCTTCCTGCCCTGTGTCACTTCACTGGTTGCGTATTCTGTGGTATTCAAGTATTTGTTCTCCGGCAATGGCCTGGTGAATACGATGCTGCTGAAGCTTCATCTGGTTAGTGCCCCGATTGAATGGATCACCGATCCGTTCTGGGCCAAAATCACCATTATCATAGCGATCACTTGGCGCTGGACGGGCTACAATATGATTTTTTACCTGTCCGCCCTGCAAAATATCGATCACTCCATCTACGAGGCCGCCCGGATTGACGGAGCTTCAGCTTCCCGCCAATTCTTCGGAATTACGGTCCCGCTGCTGAAGCCGATCATCCTGTTCACCTCGATTACCTCAACCATCGGGACCCTGCAATTGTTCGACGAGGTCATGAATATTACGAAGGGCGGCCCGGGCAACGCGACCCAGACGATCTCCCAGTATATCTATAATTTGTCGTTCAAATATGCAGCAGACTTCGGCTATGCAGCCACCGTATCGTATTCGATTGTCATTATGATCGCGCTGCTGTCGGTCATCCAGTTCAAAGTGGCAGGTGATAAAAATGGCTAA
- a CDS encoding ArsR/SmtB family transcription factor: protein MNPIDVFKALSNESRLQILQWLKEPYVHFKPHEGVDMEEIGVCVSQITDKLNMTQSTASQYLTMLQRAGLITTKRIGKFTYYQRDEEAIRQLAQYTMTDM, encoded by the coding sequence ATGAATCCAATTGATGTATTTAAGGCTTTGTCGAATGAATCCAGGTTACAGATCTTACAATGGCTCAAAGAGCCATACGTTCATTTCAAACCCCATGAAGGAGTAGATATGGAAGAGATCGGGGTTTGTGTAAGTCAAATAACCGACAAGCTGAACATGACTCAGTCCACGGCTTCTCAATATCTTACGATGTTGCAGCGGGCAGGGCTAATCACCACAAAACGTATTGGCAAATTTACGTATTATCAGAGAGACGAGGAAGCCATACGTCAGTTAGCGCAGTATACGATGACAGATATGTAA
- a CDS encoding ABC transporter substrate-binding protein, with translation MKKGFALVLICLLLLTACSSNSGSKNSGNTAGDTGKTENTAATEPAQAKEITIWAWDPAFNIAALEVAKAEYAKTNPDVKINIVEYAQADIIQKLNTGLNSGTTKGLPNIVLIEDYRSQSFLQSYKDSFYDLSSSIKGADFADYKSGPTSLDGKQYGIPFDSGVTGLYVRTDYLEQAGYKLADLQDIDWKKYIEIGKAVKEKTGKALITLDPNDLGLIRVMIQSAGEWYLKEDGKTPNIAGNAPLKEAFETYKELTESNVAKVHADWSQFVAALNSGDVASVPTGNWITPSITAEASQSGKWGIAPLPKLTVNKSVHASNLGGSSWYVMNVDGKETAADFMAKTFGSNVEMYQKLLTDIGVIGTFKAAAGGEAYSQANEFFSGQKVVADFAAWTEQIPSVNYGINTYAIEDILIVEMQNYLNGKDIDSVLSDAQAQAESQIK, from the coding sequence ATGAAAAAAGGCTTTGCGTTAGTCCTGATTTGCCTGCTACTGCTTACGGCCTGCAGCTCTAATTCCGGGTCCAAGAATTCCGGCAATACTGCTGGGGACACGGGAAAGACAGAGAATACAGCAGCTACAGAGCCTGCACAGGCGAAGGAAATTACGATTTGGGCTTGGGACCCTGCATTCAATATCGCCGCGCTGGAAGTGGCCAAAGCAGAATATGCCAAGACCAACCCGGATGTGAAAATTAACATTGTGGAATATGCACAGGCGGATATTATCCAGAAGCTGAACACGGGGCTGAATTCCGGGACTACCAAGGGTCTGCCGAATATCGTGCTGATTGAAGACTACCGTTCCCAGAGCTTCCTGCAATCGTACAAGGATTCCTTCTACGATCTGAGCAGCTCAATCAAGGGCGCTGACTTCGCGGATTACAAAAGCGGTCCTACCAGCCTGGACGGCAAGCAGTACGGGATTCCTTTTGACTCCGGCGTAACCGGCCTCTATGTCAGAACGGACTATCTGGAGCAGGCAGGCTACAAGCTGGCCGATCTGCAGGATATCGACTGGAAGAAATATATTGAAATCGGCAAAGCGGTGAAAGAGAAAACCGGCAAAGCGCTGATTACGCTGGACCCGAACGACCTCGGACTGATCCGGGTGATGATTCAATCCGCAGGCGAGTGGTACCTGAAGGAAGACGGCAAGACGCCGAATATCGCGGGAAATGCACCGCTTAAGGAAGCTTTTGAAACCTATAAGGAGCTGACCGAATCGAACGTAGCCAAGGTGCATGCAGACTGGAGCCAGTTCGTAGCCGCCCTGAACAGCGGTGATGTAGCCTCGGTGCCGACAGGCAACTGGATCACCCCTTCGATTACGGCGGAAGCGTCACAATCCGGCAAGTGGGGCATCGCACCGCTTCCGAAGCTGACTGTGAACAAATCCGTTCATGCCTCGAACCTGGGCGGAAGCTCCTGGTATGTCATGAATGTGGATGGTAAGGAGACGGCAGCAGACTTCATGGCGAAGACCTTCGGCTCGAATGTGGAAATGTACCAGAAGCTGCTCACGGACATCGGTGTCATTGGTACCTTCAAAGCGGCTGCGGGCGGAGAGGCTTACAGCCAGGCTAATGAATTCTTCAGCGGCCAGAAGGTTGTAGCGGATTTCGCCGCCTGGACGGAGCAGATCCCAAGCGTCAATTATGGAATCAACACGTATGCGATTGAAGACATCCTGATTGTAGAGATGCAGAATTATCTGAACGGCAAGGATATTGACAGCGTGCTGAGCGATGCCCAGGCCCAAGCCGAGTCACAGATTAAATAG
- a CDS encoding acrylyl-CoA reductase family protein, with protein sequence MTNPFQALVVDKTEPFSVEVRPVSLEELPAGEVLIKVAYSSVNYKDGLASIPNGNIVRNYPFIPGIDLSGTVVSSKDSRFREGQSVIATSYGIGVSHFGGFSEYARIPADWVVELPEGLTLREAMIYGTAGFTAALSVQALEAQGMTPDQGKVLVTGATGGVGGAATAILAKLGYQVTASTGRTDEAGYLQALGAAEVISREEIAGSAVKPLDKQLWQAAVDSVGGAPLAAVLSKIAYGGAVAASGLTAGTSVPTTVLPFILRGVSLLGIDSVACPMEKRATLWQRMAGDMKPAVLDTLVDREISLTELPAALQDILQSGTRGRVLVRLS encoded by the coding sequence ATGACGAACCCTTTTCAAGCATTGGTAGTGGACAAGACAGAACCATTCTCCGTAGAGGTCAGACCGGTATCGCTGGAGGAACTGCCCGCCGGTGAAGTGTTAATTAAGGTAGCTTATTCCAGTGTAAACTATAAAGACGGGCTGGCAAGCATCCCGAATGGAAATATTGTGCGAAATTATCCGTTCATTCCGGGCATTGACCTGTCAGGGACGGTAGTCTCATCGAAGGACAGCCGCTTCCGCGAAGGCCAGTCGGTCATTGCCACCAGCTATGGAATCGGCGTCTCCCACTTCGGCGGCTTCAGCGAATACGCCCGTATCCCTGCGGACTGGGTTGTTGAACTCCCGGAGGGCTTGACGCTGCGGGAAGCAATGATCTACGGCACGGCCGGATTCACGGCGGCACTGTCTGTACAGGCACTGGAAGCACAAGGCATGACCCCTGATCAGGGAAAAGTGCTCGTCACCGGGGCCACCGGCGGTGTCGGAGGTGCGGCAACCGCCATTCTGGCGAAGCTCGGCTATCAGGTCACTGCCAGTACCGGCAGAACGGATGAAGCCGGATATTTGCAGGCACTGGGTGCTGCTGAGGTGATCTCCCGCGAAGAGATCGCGGGCAGTGCAGTGAAGCCGCTGGACAAGCAGCTCTGGCAGGCCGCAGTAGATTCAGTCGGGGGTGCGCCGCTTGCTGCAGTCCTGAGCAAAATCGCTTACGGCGGCGCAGTTGCCGCAAGCGGCTTAACCGCAGGCACGTCTGTCCCGACTACCGTCCTGCCGTTTATCCTGCGCGGAGTCAGTCTGCTCGGCATCGATTCCGTAGCTTGCCCTATGGAGAAACGGGCCACGCTCTGGCAGCGCATGGCAGGCGACATGAAGCCTGCGGTGCTGGATACACTGGTGGACCGTGAGATTTCTCTGACTGAGCTGCCTGCGGCGCTTCAGGATATTCTCCAGTCGGGCACCCGGGGCCGGGTGCTTGTCCGCTTATCCTAA
- a CDS encoding sensor histidine kinase: MRRYWERFKFHSLFIKIFIVMLISIIAVAIASSWTTVRMSEKLFMNTFSITNSKVISQIKASFEAFHYSIVTATNNTQLSGTIRSFLSEEDSDSVRMLRTYYNMTTQMKKIQSTLDAYQVGVKIMGKNGRSYSTNTNNLLMSDRELQEHELTRNTLAEPKRLMYQFYEETMPDSAQKEAVIVGSKALMDRTTGDIYGTLFFTIHEKDFRSFYGSFVSTGNDVVILNKQGVIVSSNRSDLMGQQAGDLLQGAKEIDEQQLAYQNTDFQGTDSILIADYLPSYDFYIVNLIDKQTALGQMVNGKMVVLFCSVIVAVALIVVFLIFRRLTRSLTLLTRQMSKITERNFHNYITVTGSFEFQELGHAYNYMLDELNEYVEKLVETQQEQRNAELAALQHQINPHFLYNTLASVKFLVQQGSQEKAVHTIHALISMLQNALSNVSESITVTQELENLKSYVFINHVRYGEQIRVNFFVSPDCMDCHLPKLIIQPFIENAFFHAFTRKSGGYIHILISQDAGALLCEVVDNGDGMDTGAADLPMSGLEGKRQLFTGIGIRNVHDRLVLMYGEEYGVTIKSAPGEGTAIRIRLPLMKK, translated from the coding sequence ATGCGCAGATACTGGGAGCGGTTCAAATTTCACAGCCTATTCATCAAAATCTTCATCGTGATGCTGATCAGCATCATCGCCGTAGCCATCGCTTCCTCCTGGACGACCGTCCGTATGTCGGAGAAGCTGTTCATGAATACGTTCAGCATTACGAATTCCAAGGTGATCAGCCAGATTAAGGCGAGCTTTGAAGCTTTTCATTACTCGATCGTTACGGCCACCAACAATACCCAGCTAAGCGGCACGATCCGTTCCTTCCTGTCTGAGGAGGACTCGGATTCCGTGCGGATGCTGCGGACCTATTACAACATGACCACACAGATGAAGAAGATTCAGTCCACACTCGATGCCTATCAGGTCGGGGTCAAAATCATGGGCAAAAACGGCCGCAGCTACTCCACCAATACGAATAATCTGCTGATGAGTGACCGGGAGCTGCAGGAGCACGAGCTGACACGGAATACGCTGGCCGAGCCGAAACGGCTGATGTACCAGTTCTATGAGGAGACGATGCCGGATTCGGCGCAGAAGGAAGCGGTGATTGTAGGCAGCAAAGCGCTGATGGACCGGACAACGGGCGATATCTACGGGACGCTTTTTTTCACCATTCATGAAAAGGATTTCCGCTCCTTCTACGGGAGCTTTGTCAGTACCGGGAACGATGTGGTGATCCTGAATAAGCAGGGGGTGATTGTGTCCAGCAACCGCAGTGATCTGATGGGCCAGCAGGCGGGGGATCTGTTGCAGGGGGCGAAGGAGATTGACGAGCAGCAGCTTGCTTACCAGAACACCGATTTCCAGGGCACCGATTCGATTCTGATTGCGGATTACCTGCCGTCTTATGACTTCTATATTGTGAACCTGATCGATAAGCAGACGGCCCTCGGCCAGATGGTCAACGGTAAAATGGTCGTGCTGTTCTGCTCAGTTATCGTGGCTGTGGCCCTGATCGTGGTGTTCCTGATCTTCAGAAGGCTGACCCGCTCGCTCACGCTGCTTACCCGGCAGATGTCCAAGATTACCGAGCGTAACTTCCACAATTACATTACGGTTACGGGCAGCTTTGAATTTCAGGAGCTGGGGCATGCCTATAACTATATGCTGGACGAGCTGAATGAATATGTCGAGAAGCTGGTGGAGACGCAGCAGGAGCAGCGGAATGCCGAGCTTGCGGCGTTGCAGCATCAGATTAACCCGCATTTTCTGTATAATACGCTGGCCTCGGTGAAATTTCTGGTGCAGCAGGGCAGTCAGGAGAAGGCGGTGCATACAATTCATGCCCTGATCTCGATGCTGCAGAATGCGCTAAGCAATGTCAGTGAGAGCATTACGGTGACGCAGGAGCTGGAGAATCTGAAGTCTTATGTGTTCATCAACCATGTGCGGTACGGCGAACAGATCAGGGTGAATTTCTTCGTCTCCCCGGATTGTATGGACTGTCATCTGCCGAAGCTGATTATTCAGCCGTTCATTGAGAATGCCTTCTTCCATGCGTTTACGCGCAAAAGCGGCGGATATATTCATATCCTAATCTCTCAGGATGCCGGAGCTCTGCTCTGCGAGGTGGTGGATAACGGGGACGGAATGGATACCGGAGCGGCTGATCTGCCTATGTCCGGCCTTGAGGGAAAGCGCCAGCTGTTCACCGGAATCGGTATCCGCAATGTGCATGACCGGCTGGTGCTGATGTACGGCGAAGAATATGGAGTCACCATAAAGAGTGCGCCGGGGGAGGGGACTGCCATCCGAATCCGCCTGCCGCTGATGAAGAAGTGA